A stretch of Motacilla alba alba isolate MOTALB_02 chromosome 18, Motacilla_alba_V1.0_pri, whole genome shotgun sequence DNA encodes these proteins:
- the ARHGAP44 gene encoding rho GTPase-activating protein 44 codes for MKKQFNRMRQLANQTVGRAEKTEVLSEDLLQVEKRLELVKQVSHSTHKKLTACLQGQQGLDADKRSKKLPLTTLAQCLMEGSAVLGDDSLLGKMLRLCGEAEDKLAQELIHFELQVERDVIEPLFVLAEVEIPNIQKQRKHLAKLVLDMDSSRTRWQQSVKSSGLASNLQPSGAKADALREEMEEAANRVEICRDQLSADMYNFVAKEVDYANYFQTLIEVQAEYHRKSLALLQNFLPQIKAQQEAWMEKPSFGKPLEEHLAVSGREIAFPVEACVTMLLECGMQEEGLFRVAPSASKLKKLKAALDCCVVDVQEYSADPHAIAGALKSYLRELPEPLMTFELYEEWIQASNIPEQEKRLQALWNACEKLPKANYNNIRYVIKFLAKLTEYQDMNKMTPSNVAIVLGPNLLWPQAEGNMTEMMTTLSLQIVGIIEPLIQHADWFFPGDIEFNVTGNYGSPLHVNHNANYSSMPSPDMEHGERRQHEQARRPLSVATDNMMLEFCKKDG; via the exons ATGAAGAAGCAATTCAACCGCATGCGCCAGCTCGCCAACCAGACCGTGGGCAG AGCCGAGAAGACCGAGGTGTTGAGCGAAGAtctgctgcag gTGGAGAAGCGGCTGGAGCTGGTGAAGCAGGTGTCCCACAGCACCCACAAGAAGCTGACGGCCtgtctgcagggccagcagggcctggaCGCCGACAAGCGCTCG AAGAAGCTGCCGCTGACGACGCTGGCGCAGTGTCTGATGGAGGGATCGGCCGTGCTGGGGGACGACTCCCTGCTGGG gaagaTGCTGCGGCTGTGTGGGGAGGCCGAGGACAAGCTGGCGCAGGAGCTCATCCACTTCGAGCTGCAGGTGGAGCGGGACGTCATCGAGCCGCTCTTCGTGCTGGCTGAG GTGGAGATCCCAAATATCCAAAAGCAGAGGAAGCACTTGGCCAAGCTCGTGCTGGACATGGACTCCTCCAGGACGAG GTGGCAGCAGTCGGTGAAGTCCTCGGGTCTGGCCAGCAACCTGCAGCCCTCGGGGGCCAAAGCCGACGCTCtcagggaggagatggaggaggcGGCCAACAGAGTGGAGATCTGCAGG GACCAGCTCTCGGCTGACATGTACAATTTTGTGGCCAAAGAAGTCGACTATGCAAACTATTTTCAAACT CTGATCGAGGTGCAGGCCGAGTACCACCGCAAATCCCTGGCGCTCCTGCAGAACTTCCTGCCACAGATCAAAGCCCAGCAGG AGGCGTGGATGGAGAAGCCCTCCTTTGGGAAGCCCCTGGAGGAGCACCTGGCTGTCAGCGGGCGGGAGATCGCCTTCCCCGTGGAGGCCTGCGTGACCATGCTGCTGGAATGCGGGATGCAGGAGGAG GGTCTCTTCCGAGTGGCTCCCTCGGCCTCCAAGCTGAAGAAGCTCAAGGCTGCCCTGGACTGCTGCGTGGTGGACGTGCAGGAGTACTCAGCTGACCCCCATGCCATCGCAG GAGCCCTCAAGTCCTACCTGCGGGAGCTGCCCGAGCCCCTGATGACCTTCGAGCTGTACGAGGAGTGGATCCAGGCCTCCAA CATCCCGGAGCAGGAGAAACGGCTGCAGGCCCTCTGGAACGCCTGCGAGAAGCTGCCCAAAGCCAACTACAACAACATCAG GTATGTGATTAAATTCCTGGCCAAGCTGACCGAGTACCAGGACATGAACAAAATGACCCCGAGCAACGTGGCCATCGTGCTGGGACCCAACCTGCTGTGGCCACAGGCCGAGGG GAACATGACGGAGATGATGACGACGCTGTCGCTGCAGATCGTGGGCATCATCGAGCCGCTCATCCAGCACGCAGACTGGTTCTTCCCGGGAG ACATCGAGTTCAACGTGACGGGCAACTACGGCAGCCCCCTGCACGTGAACCACAACGCCAACTACAGCTCCATGCCCTCGCCGGACATGGAGCACGGCGAGCGCCGGCAGCACGAGCAGGCCCGGCGGCCCCTCAGCGTGGCCACCGACAACATGATGCTGGAGTTCTGCAAGAAGGACGGGTAG